In Salvelinus namaycush isolate Seneca chromosome 20, SaNama_1.0, whole genome shotgun sequence, the following proteins share a genomic window:
- the ncoa5 gene encoding nuclear receptor coactivator 5 isoform X1 codes for MSHRRSRSGSPSGPVRSCTNSQNPRDMERRIFVGNLPTSLMDRKDMEELFSPYGKIHALSMFQGYGFVQFERVEDAEAAKAGQNGRPYKGYKIAINMAAERQRQNKAQSRPSPPRRDPYGGYGEGREPRPRSRSPMHGRDSRAHRGSREHSREPGREPRHPRDHHEPRDPNFDRYRTSEGRDKDLRGEPRGDPRGEPRGDPRDPTFREEGYDRYYRGGADEHHRKKEDPYRDPWNGRREPEGKDDRVRVEERRRNELYRQYYEEVQRQYDRERPVDCSVIVVNKAQNREYAETVGRKVRDLGMVVDLIFLNTEVSLTQALEDVSRARTPFAIIITQQHQVHRSCTVNILFGTPQEHRNMPMEDAMVLVGHNYDSFKVEHREKEREEIAQKAAKMADDVLMREHEREGHPVTLLPAITLLSEGRFLTPEELDSLIEYLRVKRERIVRADPLAAAHPPATAATHEPPLQAQTMPPAVHPGHAPPPHSAHSTHMSMPPAPNATSNNQQELQAKILSLFNSGAGASASAASTAMVPQSYGSTMGIQSTGLPMSSASPVPKMVPTPSQVPNMMGARPPMRPGPVPLGIHQGYGSPTGRMAAPQGGQRPPVSGGAGINFDNPSVQKALDTLIQSGPSLNHLVNAGNSASPRPSHGMGQGMGQGMGQGMGQGMGQGMGQGMGQGMGQPPPMAMYPRHY; via the exons ATGTCTCACAGAAGAAGCCGCAGTGGATCGCCATCTGGCCCTGTTCGCTCATGCACCAACAGCCAAAATCCCCGCGATATGGAGAGGAGGATTTTTGTGGGGAATTTACCGACATCACTGATGGACAGGAAGGACATGGAGGAACTGTTCAGTCCCTACGGGAAGATTCATG CCTTGTCCATGTTCCAAGGGTACGGATTTGTGCAGTTTGAACGTGTTGAGGATGCAGAGGCTGCAAAGGCGGGACAAAATGGTCGCCCTTATAAAGGTTATAAAATAG CTATAAATATGGCAGCGGAGCGACAGCGACAGAATAAAGCTCAATCCCGGCCGAGCCCTCCAAGAAG GGATCCATATGGAGGTTATGGAGAAGGCAGGGAGCCCCGTCCTCGCTCTCGCTCGCCTATGCACGGGCGCGACTCTCGTGCACACCGGGGTAGCCGAGAGCACTCACGGGAGCCTGGCCGTGAGCCTCGGCACCCTCGTGACCATCACGAACCGCGAGACCCCAACTTTGACCGCTACCGCACATCCGAGGGCAGGGACAAGGATCTCAGGGGTGAACCTCGTGGAGACCCTCGCGGTGAACCTCGCGGAGACCCTAGAGACCCCACATTCAG AGAGGAGGGTTATGATCGATATTACCGTGGTGGCGCAGATGAGCACCACCGCAAGAAGGAGGACCCGTACAGGGATCCATGGAACGGCCGACGAGAACCTGAAGGTAAAG ATGACCGCGTGCGGGTAGAGGAGCGGCGGCGTAACGAGCTCTACCGTCAGTACTATGAGGAGGTCCAGAGACAGTATGACCGGGAGCGTCCAGTTGACTGCTCAGTCATTGTCGTCAACAAGGCACAAAA TAGGGAGTATGCGGAGACGGTGGGGCGGAAGGTGCGTGACCTGGGTATGGTGGTGGACCTCATCTTCCTCAACACGGAGGTGTCCCTGACCCAGGCGCTGGAGGACGTGAGCCGGGCGCGCACCCCTTTCGCCATAATCATCACTCAGCAGCACCAGGTGCACCGCTCCTGCACAGTCAACATCCTCTTCGGCACACCCCAAG AGCATCGCAACATGCCCATGGAGGATGCCATGGTCCTGGTGGGCCACAACTATGACTCCTTCAAGGTGGAACATCGTGAGAAGGAGCGTGAGGAGATCGCTCAGAAGGCTGCCAAGATGGCTGACGATGTGCTGATGAGGGAGCATGAGAGGGAGGGCCACCCGGTCACCCTGCTTCCTGCCATCACTCTGCTGTCTGAGGGCAG GTTCCTGACTCCAGAGGAGCTGGATAGTCTTATAGAGTATTTGAGGGTCAAGAGGGAACGCATCGTAAGAGCCGACCCACTTGCAG CAGCGCATCCCCCGGCGACGGCAGCCACCCACGAGCCTCCTCTCCAGGCCCAGACGATGCCCCCTGCAGTCCATCCCGGTCACGCACCACCCCCACACAGTGCCCACTCTACCCACATGAGCATGCCGCCGGCCCCCAACGCCACCTCTAACAACCAGCAGGAGCTGCAGGCTAAGATCCTCAGCCTGTTCAACAGCGGCGCCGGGGCATCGGCCTCCGCTGCCAGCACCGCCATGGTCCCCCAGTCCTACGGCTCCACCATGGGCATCCAGTCCACAGGCCTCCCCATGTCCTCAGCCTCTCCTGTCCCCAAAATGGTCCCCACACCTTCCCAAGTCCCCAACATGATGGGTGCCCGGCCTCCCATGCGCCCGGGCCCGGTGCCCCTCGGCATCCACCAAGGTTATGGGTCGCCCACAGGCCGCATGGCTGCCCCTCAGGGGGGGCAGAGACCTCCTGTCTCAGGGGGAGCGGGCATCAACTTCGACAACCCCAGCGTCCAGAAAGCCCTTGACACGCTCATTCAAAGCGGACCCTCTCTCAACCACCTGGTAAATGCTGGGAATTCGGCATCCCCCAGACCAAGTCATGGCATGGGCCAGGGCATGGGCCAGGGCATGGGCCAGGGCATGGGCCAGGGCATGGGCCAGGGCATGGGCCAAGGCATGGGTCAAGGCATGGGTCAGCCTCCGCCCATGGCAATGTACCCTCGCCATTACTGA
- the ncoa5 gene encoding nuclear receptor coactivator 5 isoform X3 — MSHRRSRSGSPSGPVRSCTNSQNPRDMERRIFVGNLPTSLMDRKDMEELFSPYGKIHALSMFQGYGFVQFERVEDAEAAKAGQNGRPYKGYKIAINMAAERQRQNKAQSRPSPPRRDPYGGYGEGREPRPRSRSPMHGRDSRAHRGSREHSREPGREPRHPRDHHEPRDPNFDRYRTSEGRDKDLRGEPRGDPRGEPRGDPRDPTFREEGYDRYYRGGADEHHRKKEDPYRDPWNGRREPEDDRVRVEERRRNELYRQYYEEVQRQYDRERPVDCSVIVVNKAQNREYAETVGRKVRDLGMVVDLIFLNTEVSLTQALEDVSRARTPFAIIITQQHQVHRSCTVNILFGTPQEHRNMPMEDAMVLVGHNYDSFKVEHREKEREEIAQKAAKMADDVLMREHEREGHPVTLLPAITLLSEGRFLTPEELDSLIEYLRVKRERIVRADPLAAAHPPATAATHEPPLQAQTMPPAVHPGHAPPPHSAHSTHMSMPPAPNATSNNQQELQAKILSLFNSGAGASASAASTAMVPQSYGSTMGIQSTGLPMSSASPVPKMVPTPSQVPNMMGARPPMRPGPVPLGIHQGYGSPTGRMAAPQGGQRPPVSGGAGINFDNPSVQKALDTLIQSGPSLNHLVNAGNSASPRPSHGMGQGMGQGMGQGMGQGMGQGMGQGMGQGMGQPPPMAMYPRHY; from the exons ATGTCTCACAGAAGAAGCCGCAGTGGATCGCCATCTGGCCCTGTTCGCTCATGCACCAACAGCCAAAATCCCCGCGATATGGAGAGGAGGATTTTTGTGGGGAATTTACCGACATCACTGATGGACAGGAAGGACATGGAGGAACTGTTCAGTCCCTACGGGAAGATTCATG CCTTGTCCATGTTCCAAGGGTACGGATTTGTGCAGTTTGAACGTGTTGAGGATGCAGAGGCTGCAAAGGCGGGACAAAATGGTCGCCCTTATAAAGGTTATAAAATAG CTATAAATATGGCAGCGGAGCGACAGCGACAGAATAAAGCTCAATCCCGGCCGAGCCCTCCAAGAAG GGATCCATATGGAGGTTATGGAGAAGGCAGGGAGCCCCGTCCTCGCTCTCGCTCGCCTATGCACGGGCGCGACTCTCGTGCACACCGGGGTAGCCGAGAGCACTCACGGGAGCCTGGCCGTGAGCCTCGGCACCCTCGTGACCATCACGAACCGCGAGACCCCAACTTTGACCGCTACCGCACATCCGAGGGCAGGGACAAGGATCTCAGGGGTGAACCTCGTGGAGACCCTCGCGGTGAACCTCGCGGAGACCCTAGAGACCCCACATTCAG AGAGGAGGGTTATGATCGATATTACCGTGGTGGCGCAGATGAGCACCACCGCAAGAAGGAGGACCCGTACAGGGATCCATGGAACGGCCGACGAGAACCTGAAG ATGACCGCGTGCGGGTAGAGGAGCGGCGGCGTAACGAGCTCTACCGTCAGTACTATGAGGAGGTCCAGAGACAGTATGACCGGGAGCGTCCAGTTGACTGCTCAGTCATTGTCGTCAACAAGGCACAAAA TAGGGAGTATGCGGAGACGGTGGGGCGGAAGGTGCGTGACCTGGGTATGGTGGTGGACCTCATCTTCCTCAACACGGAGGTGTCCCTGACCCAGGCGCTGGAGGACGTGAGCCGGGCGCGCACCCCTTTCGCCATAATCATCACTCAGCAGCACCAGGTGCACCGCTCCTGCACAGTCAACATCCTCTTCGGCACACCCCAAG AGCATCGCAACATGCCCATGGAGGATGCCATGGTCCTGGTGGGCCACAACTATGACTCCTTCAAGGTGGAACATCGTGAGAAGGAGCGTGAGGAGATCGCTCAGAAGGCTGCCAAGATGGCTGACGATGTGCTGATGAGGGAGCATGAGAGGGAGGGCCACCCGGTCACCCTGCTTCCTGCCATCACTCTGCTGTCTGAGGGCAG GTTCCTGACTCCAGAGGAGCTGGATAGTCTTATAGAGTATTTGAGGGTCAAGAGGGAACGCATCGTAAGAGCCGACCCACTTGCAG CAGCGCATCCCCCGGCGACGGCAGCCACCCACGAGCCTCCTCTCCAGGCCCAGACGATGCCCCCTGCAGTCCATCCCGGTCACGCACCACCCCCACACAGTGCCCACTCTACCCACATGAGCATGCCGCCGGCCCCCAACGCCACCTCTAACAACCAGCAGGAGCTGCAGGCTAAGATCCTCAGCCTGTTCAACAGCGGCGCCGGGGCATCGGCCTCCGCTGCCAGCACCGCCATGGTCCCCCAGTCCTACGGCTCCACCATGGGCATCCAGTCCACAGGCCTCCCCATGTCCTCAGCCTCTCCTGTCCCCAAAATGGTCCCCACACCTTCCCAAGTCCCCAACATGATGGGTGCCCGGCCTCCCATGCGCCCGGGCCCGGTGCCCCTCGGCATCCACCAAGGTTATGGGTCGCCCACAGGCCGCATGGCTGCCCCTCAGGGGGGGCAGAGACCTCCTGTCTCAGGGGGAGCGGGCATCAACTTCGACAACCCCAGCGTCCAGAAAGCCCTTGACACGCTCATTCAAAGCGGACCCTCTCTCAACCACCTGGTAAATGCTGGGAATTCGGCATCCCCCAGACCAAGTCATGGCATGGGCCAGGGCATGGGCCAGGGCATGGGCCAGGGCATGGGCCAGGGCATGGGCCAGGGCATGGGCCAAGGCATGGGTCAAGGCATGGGTCAGCCTCCGCCCATGGCAATGTACCCTCGCCATTACTGA
- the ncoa5 gene encoding nuclear receptor coactivator 5 isoform X2 gives MSHRRSRSGSPSGPVRSCTNSQNPRDMERRIFVGNLPTSLMDRKDMEELFSPYGKIHALSMFQGYGFVQFERVEDAEAAKAGQNGRPYKGYKIAINMAAERQRQNKAQSRPSPPRRDPYGGYGEGREPRPRSRSPMHGRDSRAHRGSREHSREPGREPRHPRDHHEPRDPNFDRYRTSEGRDKDLRGEPRGDPRGEPRGDPRDPTFREEGYDRYYRGGADEHHRKKEDPYRDPWNGRREPEGKDDRVRVEERRRNELYRQYYEEVQRQYDRERPVDCSVIVVNKAQNREYAETVGRKVRDLGMVVDLIFLNTEVSLTQALEDVSRARTPFAIIITQQHQVHRSCTVNILFGTPQEHRNMPMEDAMVLVGHNYDSFKVEHREKEREEIAQKAAKMADDVLMREHEREGHPVTLLPAITLLSEGRFLTPEELDSLIEYLRVKRERIVRADPLAAHPPATAATHEPPLQAQTMPPAVHPGHAPPPHSAHSTHMSMPPAPNATSNNQQELQAKILSLFNSGAGASASAASTAMVPQSYGSTMGIQSTGLPMSSASPVPKMVPTPSQVPNMMGARPPMRPGPVPLGIHQGYGSPTGRMAAPQGGQRPPVSGGAGINFDNPSVQKALDTLIQSGPSLNHLVNAGNSASPRPSHGMGQGMGQGMGQGMGQGMGQGMGQGMGQGMGQPPPMAMYPRHY, from the exons ATGTCTCACAGAAGAAGCCGCAGTGGATCGCCATCTGGCCCTGTTCGCTCATGCACCAACAGCCAAAATCCCCGCGATATGGAGAGGAGGATTTTTGTGGGGAATTTACCGACATCACTGATGGACAGGAAGGACATGGAGGAACTGTTCAGTCCCTACGGGAAGATTCATG CCTTGTCCATGTTCCAAGGGTACGGATTTGTGCAGTTTGAACGTGTTGAGGATGCAGAGGCTGCAAAGGCGGGACAAAATGGTCGCCCTTATAAAGGTTATAAAATAG CTATAAATATGGCAGCGGAGCGACAGCGACAGAATAAAGCTCAATCCCGGCCGAGCCCTCCAAGAAG GGATCCATATGGAGGTTATGGAGAAGGCAGGGAGCCCCGTCCTCGCTCTCGCTCGCCTATGCACGGGCGCGACTCTCGTGCACACCGGGGTAGCCGAGAGCACTCACGGGAGCCTGGCCGTGAGCCTCGGCACCCTCGTGACCATCACGAACCGCGAGACCCCAACTTTGACCGCTACCGCACATCCGAGGGCAGGGACAAGGATCTCAGGGGTGAACCTCGTGGAGACCCTCGCGGTGAACCTCGCGGAGACCCTAGAGACCCCACATTCAG AGAGGAGGGTTATGATCGATATTACCGTGGTGGCGCAGATGAGCACCACCGCAAGAAGGAGGACCCGTACAGGGATCCATGGAACGGCCGACGAGAACCTGAAGGTAAAG ATGACCGCGTGCGGGTAGAGGAGCGGCGGCGTAACGAGCTCTACCGTCAGTACTATGAGGAGGTCCAGAGACAGTATGACCGGGAGCGTCCAGTTGACTGCTCAGTCATTGTCGTCAACAAGGCACAAAA TAGGGAGTATGCGGAGACGGTGGGGCGGAAGGTGCGTGACCTGGGTATGGTGGTGGACCTCATCTTCCTCAACACGGAGGTGTCCCTGACCCAGGCGCTGGAGGACGTGAGCCGGGCGCGCACCCCTTTCGCCATAATCATCACTCAGCAGCACCAGGTGCACCGCTCCTGCACAGTCAACATCCTCTTCGGCACACCCCAAG AGCATCGCAACATGCCCATGGAGGATGCCATGGTCCTGGTGGGCCACAACTATGACTCCTTCAAGGTGGAACATCGTGAGAAGGAGCGTGAGGAGATCGCTCAGAAGGCTGCCAAGATGGCTGACGATGTGCTGATGAGGGAGCATGAGAGGGAGGGCCACCCGGTCACCCTGCTTCCTGCCATCACTCTGCTGTCTGAGGGCAG GTTCCTGACTCCAGAGGAGCTGGATAGTCTTATAGAGTATTTGAGGGTCAAGAGGGAACGCATCGTAAGAGCCGACCCACTTGCAG CGCATCCCCCGGCGACGGCAGCCACCCACGAGCCTCCTCTCCAGGCCCAGACGATGCCCCCTGCAGTCCATCCCGGTCACGCACCACCCCCACACAGTGCCCACTCTACCCACATGAGCATGCCGCCGGCCCCCAACGCCACCTCTAACAACCAGCAGGAGCTGCAGGCTAAGATCCTCAGCCTGTTCAACAGCGGCGCCGGGGCATCGGCCTCCGCTGCCAGCACCGCCATGGTCCCCCAGTCCTACGGCTCCACCATGGGCATCCAGTCCACAGGCCTCCCCATGTCCTCAGCCTCTCCTGTCCCCAAAATGGTCCCCACACCTTCCCAAGTCCCCAACATGATGGGTGCCCGGCCTCCCATGCGCCCGGGCCCGGTGCCCCTCGGCATCCACCAAGGTTATGGGTCGCCCACAGGCCGCATGGCTGCCCCTCAGGGGGGGCAGAGACCTCCTGTCTCAGGGGGAGCGGGCATCAACTTCGACAACCCCAGCGTCCAGAAAGCCCTTGACACGCTCATTCAAAGCGGACCCTCTCTCAACCACCTGGTAAATGCTGGGAATTCGGCATCCCCCAGACCAAGTCATGGCATGGGCCAGGGCATGGGCCAGGGCATGGGCCAGGGCATGGGCCAGGGCATGGGCCAGGGCATGGGCCAAGGCATGGGTCAAGGCATGGGTCAGCCTCCGCCCATGGCAATGTACCCTCGCCATTACTGA
- the ncoa5 gene encoding nuclear receptor coactivator 5 isoform X4 produces MAAERQRQNKAQSRPSPPRRDPYGGYGEGREPRPRSRSPMHGRDSRAHRGSREHSREPGREPRHPRDHHEPRDPNFDRYRTSEGRDKDLRGEPRGDPRGEPRGDPRDPTFREEGYDRYYRGGADEHHRKKEDPYRDPWNGRREPEGKDDRVRVEERRRNELYRQYYEEVQRQYDRERPVDCSVIVVNKAQNREYAETVGRKVRDLGMVVDLIFLNTEVSLTQALEDVSRARTPFAIIITQQHQVHRSCTVNILFGTPQEHRNMPMEDAMVLVGHNYDSFKVEHREKEREEIAQKAAKMADDVLMREHEREGHPVTLLPAITLLSEGRFLTPEELDSLIEYLRVKRERIVRADPLAAAHPPATAATHEPPLQAQTMPPAVHPGHAPPPHSAHSTHMSMPPAPNATSNNQQELQAKILSLFNSGAGASASAASTAMVPQSYGSTMGIQSTGLPMSSASPVPKMVPTPSQVPNMMGARPPMRPGPVPLGIHQGYGSPTGRMAAPQGGQRPPVSGGAGINFDNPSVQKALDTLIQSGPSLNHLVNAGNSASPRPSHGMGQGMGQGMGQGMGQGMGQGMGQGMGQGMGQPPPMAMYPRHY; encoded by the exons ATGGCAGCGGAGCGACAGCGACAGAATAAAGCTCAATCCCGGCCGAGCCCTCCAAGAAG GGATCCATATGGAGGTTATGGAGAAGGCAGGGAGCCCCGTCCTCGCTCTCGCTCGCCTATGCACGGGCGCGACTCTCGTGCACACCGGGGTAGCCGAGAGCACTCACGGGAGCCTGGCCGTGAGCCTCGGCACCCTCGTGACCATCACGAACCGCGAGACCCCAACTTTGACCGCTACCGCACATCCGAGGGCAGGGACAAGGATCTCAGGGGTGAACCTCGTGGAGACCCTCGCGGTGAACCTCGCGGAGACCCTAGAGACCCCACATTCAG AGAGGAGGGTTATGATCGATATTACCGTGGTGGCGCAGATGAGCACCACCGCAAGAAGGAGGACCCGTACAGGGATCCATGGAACGGCCGACGAGAACCTGAAGGTAAAG ATGACCGCGTGCGGGTAGAGGAGCGGCGGCGTAACGAGCTCTACCGTCAGTACTATGAGGAGGTCCAGAGACAGTATGACCGGGAGCGTCCAGTTGACTGCTCAGTCATTGTCGTCAACAAGGCACAAAA TAGGGAGTATGCGGAGACGGTGGGGCGGAAGGTGCGTGACCTGGGTATGGTGGTGGACCTCATCTTCCTCAACACGGAGGTGTCCCTGACCCAGGCGCTGGAGGACGTGAGCCGGGCGCGCACCCCTTTCGCCATAATCATCACTCAGCAGCACCAGGTGCACCGCTCCTGCACAGTCAACATCCTCTTCGGCACACCCCAAG AGCATCGCAACATGCCCATGGAGGATGCCATGGTCCTGGTGGGCCACAACTATGACTCCTTCAAGGTGGAACATCGTGAGAAGGAGCGTGAGGAGATCGCTCAGAAGGCTGCCAAGATGGCTGACGATGTGCTGATGAGGGAGCATGAGAGGGAGGGCCACCCGGTCACCCTGCTTCCTGCCATCACTCTGCTGTCTGAGGGCAG GTTCCTGACTCCAGAGGAGCTGGATAGTCTTATAGAGTATTTGAGGGTCAAGAGGGAACGCATCGTAAGAGCCGACCCACTTGCAG CAGCGCATCCCCCGGCGACGGCAGCCACCCACGAGCCTCCTCTCCAGGCCCAGACGATGCCCCCTGCAGTCCATCCCGGTCACGCACCACCCCCACACAGTGCCCACTCTACCCACATGAGCATGCCGCCGGCCCCCAACGCCACCTCTAACAACCAGCAGGAGCTGCAGGCTAAGATCCTCAGCCTGTTCAACAGCGGCGCCGGGGCATCGGCCTCCGCTGCCAGCACCGCCATGGTCCCCCAGTCCTACGGCTCCACCATGGGCATCCAGTCCACAGGCCTCCCCATGTCCTCAGCCTCTCCTGTCCCCAAAATGGTCCCCACACCTTCCCAAGTCCCCAACATGATGGGTGCCCGGCCTCCCATGCGCCCGGGCCCGGTGCCCCTCGGCATCCACCAAGGTTATGGGTCGCCCACAGGCCGCATGGCTGCCCCTCAGGGGGGGCAGAGACCTCCTGTCTCAGGGGGAGCGGGCATCAACTTCGACAACCCCAGCGTCCAGAAAGCCCTTGACACGCTCATTCAAAGCGGACCCTCTCTCAACCACCTGGTAAATGCTGGGAATTCGGCATCCCCCAGACCAAGTCATGGCATGGGCCAGGGCATGGGCCAGGGCATGGGCCAGGGCATGGGCCAGGGCATGGGCCAGGGCATGGGCCAAGGCATGGGTCAAGGCATGGGTCAGCCTCCGCCCATGGCAATGTACCCTCGCCATTACTGA
- the ncoa5 gene encoding nuclear receptor coactivator 5 isoform X5 — translation MHGRDSRAHRGSREHSREPGREPRHPRDHHEPRDPNFDRYRTSEGRDKDLRGEPRGDPRGEPRGDPRDPTFREEGYDRYYRGGADEHHRKKEDPYRDPWNGRREPEGKDDRVRVEERRRNELYRQYYEEVQRQYDRERPVDCSVIVVNKAQNREYAETVGRKVRDLGMVVDLIFLNTEVSLTQALEDVSRARTPFAIIITQQHQVHRSCTVNILFGTPQEHRNMPMEDAMVLVGHNYDSFKVEHREKEREEIAQKAAKMADDVLMREHEREGHPVTLLPAITLLSEGRFLTPEELDSLIEYLRVKRERIVRADPLAAAHPPATAATHEPPLQAQTMPPAVHPGHAPPPHSAHSTHMSMPPAPNATSNNQQELQAKILSLFNSGAGASASAASTAMVPQSYGSTMGIQSTGLPMSSASPVPKMVPTPSQVPNMMGARPPMRPGPVPLGIHQGYGSPTGRMAAPQGGQRPPVSGGAGINFDNPSVQKALDTLIQSGPSLNHLVNAGNSASPRPSHGMGQGMGQGMGQGMGQGMGQGMGQGMGQGMGQPPPMAMYPRHY, via the exons ATGCACGGGCGCGACTCTCGTGCACACCGGGGTAGCCGAGAGCACTCACGGGAGCCTGGCCGTGAGCCTCGGCACCCTCGTGACCATCACGAACCGCGAGACCCCAACTTTGACCGCTACCGCACATCCGAGGGCAGGGACAAGGATCTCAGGGGTGAACCTCGTGGAGACCCTCGCGGTGAACCTCGCGGAGACCCTAGAGACCCCACATTCAG AGAGGAGGGTTATGATCGATATTACCGTGGTGGCGCAGATGAGCACCACCGCAAGAAGGAGGACCCGTACAGGGATCCATGGAACGGCCGACGAGAACCTGAAGGTAAAG ATGACCGCGTGCGGGTAGAGGAGCGGCGGCGTAACGAGCTCTACCGTCAGTACTATGAGGAGGTCCAGAGACAGTATGACCGGGAGCGTCCAGTTGACTGCTCAGTCATTGTCGTCAACAAGGCACAAAA TAGGGAGTATGCGGAGACGGTGGGGCGGAAGGTGCGTGACCTGGGTATGGTGGTGGACCTCATCTTCCTCAACACGGAGGTGTCCCTGACCCAGGCGCTGGAGGACGTGAGCCGGGCGCGCACCCCTTTCGCCATAATCATCACTCAGCAGCACCAGGTGCACCGCTCCTGCACAGTCAACATCCTCTTCGGCACACCCCAAG AGCATCGCAACATGCCCATGGAGGATGCCATGGTCCTGGTGGGCCACAACTATGACTCCTTCAAGGTGGAACATCGTGAGAAGGAGCGTGAGGAGATCGCTCAGAAGGCTGCCAAGATGGCTGACGATGTGCTGATGAGGGAGCATGAGAGGGAGGGCCACCCGGTCACCCTGCTTCCTGCCATCACTCTGCTGTCTGAGGGCAG GTTCCTGACTCCAGAGGAGCTGGATAGTCTTATAGAGTATTTGAGGGTCAAGAGGGAACGCATCGTAAGAGCCGACCCACTTGCAG CAGCGCATCCCCCGGCGACGGCAGCCACCCACGAGCCTCCTCTCCAGGCCCAGACGATGCCCCCTGCAGTCCATCCCGGTCACGCACCACCCCCACACAGTGCCCACTCTACCCACATGAGCATGCCGCCGGCCCCCAACGCCACCTCTAACAACCAGCAGGAGCTGCAGGCTAAGATCCTCAGCCTGTTCAACAGCGGCGCCGGGGCATCGGCCTCCGCTGCCAGCACCGCCATGGTCCCCCAGTCCTACGGCTCCACCATGGGCATCCAGTCCACAGGCCTCCCCATGTCCTCAGCCTCTCCTGTCCCCAAAATGGTCCCCACACCTTCCCAAGTCCCCAACATGATGGGTGCCCGGCCTCCCATGCGCCCGGGCCCGGTGCCCCTCGGCATCCACCAAGGTTATGGGTCGCCCACAGGCCGCATGGCTGCCCCTCAGGGGGGGCAGAGACCTCCTGTCTCAGGGGGAGCGGGCATCAACTTCGACAACCCCAGCGTCCAGAAAGCCCTTGACACGCTCATTCAAAGCGGACCCTCTCTCAACCACCTGGTAAATGCTGGGAATTCGGCATCCCCCAGACCAAGTCATGGCATGGGCCAGGGCATGGGCCAGGGCATGGGCCAGGGCATGGGCCAGGGCATGGGCCAGGGCATGGGCCAAGGCATGGGTCAAGGCATGGGTCAGCCTCCGCCCATGGCAATGTACCCTCGCCATTACTGA